Below is a window of bacterium DNA.
GGCGGAGGATCTCCCCGATCGCGTTGTAGAGGGTCCTCCGGGCCTTCTCCTGCACCACCTGGGTTTGAATCCGCTGGCGCCCGGGGGGCAATTCATCGATGACGGACAGGTCGAGGTCCCCGTAGATCGTCATCGCGAGAGTCCGGGGGATCGGCGTCGCCGTCATCACGAGCACATGGGGGCTTCCTCCCTTTTCTTTGAGCGCGGCCCTTTGCATGACCCCGAACCGGTGCTGCTCGTCGATCACGATGAGCCCCAGGGACTTGAAGGCGACCCTTTCGGAGACGAGGGCGTGCGTCCCGACCACCAGGGGAAACAATCCCTTCGCGATCCGTCCGTGGGCCTTCTTCTTTGCGGAGGCATCCAGACTCCCCGTGAGGAGGGCCACGGGGATCTTAAAGGGGGCAAAGAGCTTCTGGGCCGCGCGATAGTGCTGCTCCGCCAGAATCTCCGTCGGGGCCATAACGGCGGCCTGAAACCCTTTTTCGATCGCCGCCATCGCCGCCAGCAAGGCCACGACCGTCTTTCCGCTCCCGACATCGCCCTGCACCAAGCGGTTCATGGGGTGCGGCTGCCGGAGGTCCGCCGCGATCTCCCCCAACACCCGGCGTTGCGCCCCCGTCAGCCGAAACGGGAGATGCCCCTCCCAATCGGCGAACCGATCATCGGCGACGTCGATGGCAATGCCCTTCTCCCGGATCGTCGACCTGCGCTTCAGCGCCAACCCCAACTCCATGAAGAAGAATTCCTCGAAAATTTCCCGCTTGAAGGCCGGCGTGCGATGGTTGAGGAGCCCTTCGAGCGAGGTTGCCGGATGAGGGAAATGGATCTCCTTAAGCGACGCCTCCTTGTCCGGAAGATGCAATCGTTCGCGGATCTCGGCCGGGACCGGGTCCTCGATCCGGCCCTCGAAGAGGCTGAGGGCGTTCGCCACAACGCGCCGGACGATCTTTTGGCCCAGGCCCTGAATTTGGGAATAGACGGGGATGATCCCCGGCGCGGCGATTTCGGTCGATCCGCCTCGCACCGGCAAAGCCGGATGTTTCGGCTCAGAATCGGGGGCGGTGTCCCCCCCGATCTCCCCCAGGACATCCGGATCGACGATCTCGAGCGTCGGGTGAATGAACTGGATCTGGCCCCGGAAGACCGTCGCCTCCCCCGAGACGATGAGACCCATGCCCTTTTTGAAGGCCCCCATCATCTGCCGGGGGTTGAAGCGGAACCACTTGAGCGCGATCGCACCGGAATCGTCGCCCAGGACGATTTCGAATAACTTCCGCTTCCGGCCC
It encodes the following:
- the recG gene encoding ATP-dependent DNA helicase RecG encodes the protein MLRLDTASPGPSPTTARPKGALATAASSSRFSSSDADAQTYPVQFVRGVGPKIAELFQAKEISTAGDLLSFFPYKYLDRRSLQKIADIQPGKDRVTAGKILACGLAFTGRKRKLFEIVLGDDSGAIALKWFRFNPRQMMGAFKKGMGLIVSGEATVFRGQIQFIHPTLEIVDPDVLGEIGGDTAPDSEPKHPALPVRGGSTEIAAPGIIPVYSQIQGLGQKIVRRVVANALSLFEGRIEDPVPAEIRERLHLPDKEASLKEIHFPHPATSLEGLLNHRTPAFKREIFEEFFFMELGLALKRRSTIREKGIAIDVADDRFADWEGHLPFRLTGAQRRVLGEIAADLRQPHPMNRLVQGDVGSGKTVVALLAAMAAIEKGFQAAVMAPTEILAEQHYRAAQKLFAPFKIPVALLTGSLDASAKKKAHGRIAKGLFPLVVGTHALVSERVAFKSLGLIVIDEQHRFGVMQRAALKEKGGSPHVLVMTATPIPRTLAMTIYGDLDLSVIDELPPGRQRIQTQVVQEKARRTLYNAIGEILRRGEQGYVVYPLIEESEKLPLRDATRMYEELKRVFPGYQVALLHGKTPPEEKDSVMRSYKSGEIRLLISTTVIEVGIDVPNATLMVVEHAERFGLSQLHQLRGRVGRGDKPSHCLLVTGLPSSNLGFRRLEVMCETTDGFKIAEEDLKIRGPGDFLGTRQSGLPELRVANLIRDYKILEAARREAFAWLETDPSLSGHPPAKETLRRRWGHKLALADIG